One Ignavibacteria bacterium genomic window carries:
- the ccoS gene encoding cbb3-type cytochrome oxidase assembly protein CcoS, with the protein MSVIFVLIFFSVLVAAGFLIAFIWSVKSGQYNDRYTPSVRMLFEDSSEEELNKKLYNKKETSV; encoded by the coding sequence ATGAGTGTAATTTTTGTATTAATATTTTTCAGCGTTTTGGTAGCCGCAGGGTTTTTAATTGCATTCATATGGTCGGTTAAAAGCGGACAATATAATGACAGATATACTCCGTCAGTAAGAATGCTGTTTGAAGATAGTTCAGAAGAAGAGTTAAATAAAAAACTATATAATAAGAAGGAGACTTCGGTTTAA
- a CDS encoding cbb3-type cytochrome c oxidase N-terminal domain-containing protein — protein sequence MKKKFFIYSLFAEFLLFVNNTFAQTAEPDMSEKIPYIMLGVLGIIIAWIFFALMFSDDEPKVKVKKEKKFKINWGGIFYSLKPVQENDPQLEHEYDGIKELDNNLPPLLNYIFIFSLLFSVFYILHYHVFGTGDLSSQEYSSEMKVAQMERDELIKSGAFINEETAQYMKDDATLERGKTIYFSNCVICHGSKGEGLIGPNFTDEYWIHGGSIGNVFKTISVGVPEKGMISWKTQLSPKQIQAVASYILSLKGSNPPNGKQAEGILYIDSTEIKTDSLKKDSLKSK from the coding sequence ATGAAAAAGAAATTTTTTATTTATAGTCTCTTTGCAGAATTTCTTCTTTTCGTAAATAATACGTTTGCTCAGACTGCAGAGCCGGATATGTCTGAAAAAATCCCGTATATAATGCTTGGAGTTTTGGGGATTATTATTGCGTGGATATTTTTTGCTCTGATGTTCTCTGATGATGAACCGAAAGTAAAAGTAAAAAAAGAAAAAAAGTTTAAAATTAACTGGGGCGGTATATTTTATTCTTTGAAGCCGGTTCAGGAAAACGATCCCCAATTGGAACATGAATATGACGGGATAAAAGAGCTTGATAATAATTTACCCCCTCTTCTTAATTATATTTTTATTTTTTCTCTCCTGTTCTCGGTTTTTTACATTCTGCATTATCACGTTTTTGGAACGGGAGATCTATCTTCACAGGAGTATAGCAGTGAAATGAAAGTTGCACAGATGGAGAGGGATGAATTAATTAAATCCGGCGCTTTTATTAATGAGGAAACGGCTCAATATATGAAAGATGATGCAACATTGGAACGGGGAAAAACAATCTATTTCTCTAATTGCGTAATCTGTCATGGTTCTAAAGGCGAAGGTTTGATAGGACCGAATTTCACTGATGAATATTGGATTCACGGTGGAAGTATCGGAAATGTATTTAAAACTATTTCCGTTGGAGTTCCTGAAAAAGGAATGATTAGCTGGAAAACCCAGTTGAGTCCAAAGCAAATTCAGGCGGTTGCAAGTTATATTTTATCGCTCAAAGGAAGTAACCCACCGAACGGCAAACAGGCGGAAGGGATTTTGTATATTGATTCAACTGAAATTAAAACTGATTCATTAAAAAAAGATTCACTAAAAAGTAAATAA
- the ccoG gene encoding cytochrome c oxidase accessory protein CcoG, giving the protein MQTAVTNIEFRDKLSIIGEKGKRKWIYPKKPKGNFYKARTYVSWLLFAVLFGLPWIKIEGHPFVLLNIIERKFIIFGQPFGPQDFYLIVVFAIVSIVFLILFTIIYGRFFCGWICPQTIFLEMLFRKIEYLIDGDANQQRALAKKNWGFNKTFKRVFKYSIFFAISFIIANTFLSYVIGTDELIKIVTDNPSNHISGLIAIIMFSLAFFAVFSFIREQVCILACPYGRLQGVLLDPNSIVIAYDYVRGEPRGHMKRNETRDKGDCIDCHQCVDVCPTGIDIRNGTQLECVNCTACIDACNSIMNKVGFERDLIRYASANQLKDKSSFKFTARMIGYTTVLVLLIGVFTFLLLNREELDVLILRTPGMFFQEQPDNKISNVYDVKIYNKSFNDIPVEFRIDNPDVEMKLLSDNLVIPQQEHKDFKLLLIKNKSDIKSSTELLEIGVLSNGKVIDNIETSFMAPVSKRKSE; this is encoded by the coding sequence TTGCAGACAGCTGTAACAAATATTGAATTCCGTGATAAGCTTTCCATAATAGGCGAAAAAGGAAAACGCAAATGGATTTATCCTAAAAAGCCGAAGGGGAATTTCTATAAAGCCCGCACTTATGTAAGCTGGCTGTTATTTGCTGTTTTATTCGGACTGCCGTGGATAAAAATTGAGGGGCACCCTTTTGTTTTGCTAAATATCATAGAGAGGAAATTTATAATATTCGGTCAGCCCTTCGGTCCGCAGGATTTTTATCTCATCGTGGTTTTTGCAATTGTTTCAATCGTGTTTCTAATTTTGTTCACTATTATATATGGACGATTTTTCTGCGGCTGGATTTGCCCTCAGACGATTTTTCTCGAAATGCTTTTCAGGAAAATTGAATACCTGATTGACGGTGATGCAAATCAGCAGCGTGCCCTTGCAAAAAAGAATTGGGGTTTTAATAAAACATTTAAAAGAGTTTTTAAATATTCAATCTTTTTTGCAATCTCATTTATTATCGCAAATACATTTTTGTCATATGTAATAGGTACGGATGAACTTATTAAAATAGTGACAGATAATCCTTCAAATCATATTTCGGGATTAATTGCCATAATAATGTTCTCTCTGGCTTTTTTTGCTGTTTTTTCTTTTATAAGAGAACAAGTTTGTATTCTTGCATGTCCCTATGGCAGATTGCAGGGAGTATTGCTTGACCCAAATTCAATTGTTATTGCATATGATTATGTACGCGGTGAACCACGCGGTCATATGAAAAGAAATGAGACTCGTGATAAAGGAGATTGCATCGATTGCCATCAATGTGTTGATGTTTGTCCTACGGGAATAGATATTCGTAACGGAACACAGCTTGAATGCGTGAACTGTACTGCTTGCATAGATGCGTGTAATTCAATTATGAATAAAGTTGGCTTTGAAAGAGATTTAATTAGATATGCGTCAGCAAACCAGCTTAAGGACAAATCATCATTCAAATTTACCGCGAGAATGATTGGTTATACAACTGTTTTAGTTTTATTAATCGGCGTGTTCACATTTCTGCTTTTAAACCGGGAAGAACTCGATGTTCTGATTCTGCGAACACCCGGAATGTTTTTTCAAGAGCAGCCGGATAATAAAATCAGCAATGTGTATGATGTGAAGATTTATAATAAGTCGTTTAATGATATTCCGGTTGAATTTAGAATTGACAATCCGGATGTTGAAATGAAATTATTATCCGATAATTTAGTAATACCGCAGCAAGAACATAAAGATTTCAAATTATTACTCATTAAAAATAAAAGTGACATTAAATCTTCAACGGAGTTATTAGAAATTGGTGTTTTAAGCAATGGAAAAGTAATTGATAACATTGAGACATCGTTTATGGCACCCGTAAGTAAAAGGAAAAGCGAATGA
- the ccoN gene encoding cytochrome-c oxidase, cbb3-type subunit I produces the protein MEKEKFFYDNKIVRNFAIATLIWGVVGMTVGLIIAFQLVTPDMNMGSQYTTFGRLRPLHTNAVIFAFVGNAIFMGLYYSLQRLCKARMFSDTLSKLHFWGWQLIIVLAAITLPLGLTTSKEYAELEWPIDILIAVVWVIFAINMFGTIIKRREKHMYVAIWFYIATVVTVAVLHIVNSIEIPAGLFKSYPVYAGVQDALVQWWYGHNAVAFFLTTPFLGLMYYFLPKAANRPIYSYRLSIVHFWSLIFIYIWAGPHHLLYTALPDWAQSLGTVFSIMLIAPSWGGMFNGLLTLRGAWDKVREEPVLKFMVVAVTCYGMATFEGPMLSLKNVNAIAHFTDWIVAHVHVGALGWNGFLIFGILYWLVPKMYNTKLYSNKLANTHFWLGTLGIVFYAVAMYWSGLTQSLMWKEFTPEGVLRYPNFLETVLQIIPMYAIRGIGGALYLTGVLIGVYNLYKTAKAGELVANEPAEAHQMNLMDETLKNERQKEKKHRWLESKPTQFAILATVVILIGGLAEIIPTYLIKSNVPTISSVKPLTPLELQGRDIYIREGCVSCHSQMIRPFRSETERYGEYSKAGEFVYDHPFLWGSKRTGPDLAREGGKYPDLWHFNHMLDPITMSPGSIMPKYPWLFSQDLNLSSTETKINSLRKVGVPYPEGFEKIANEELMIQADSITANLIRNGAPAESNKEIIALIAYLQRLGTDIKVNQKNQTVK, from the coding sequence ATGGAAAAGGAAAAATTCTTTTACGATAATAAAATCGTAAGAAATTTTGCAATTGCAACTTTAATATGGGGCGTTGTTGGAATGACAGTCGGACTTATCATTGCATTTCAGCTGGTAACACCTGATATGAACATGGGCAGTCAATATACGACATTCGGAAGATTGCGACCGCTTCATACAAATGCCGTGATTTTCGCATTTGTAGGTAATGCAATCTTTATGGGACTTTATTATTCTTTACAAAGACTGTGCAAAGCAAGAATGTTCAGCGACACTTTAAGTAAGCTGCATTTCTGGGGATGGCAGTTAATAATTGTTTTAGCTGCGATTACACTGCCTCTTGGCTTAACAACTTCCAAAGAATATGCTGAGCTTGAGTGGCCCATTGATATTTTAATTGCAGTCGTATGGGTGATTTTTGCAATTAATATGTTCGGCACCATTATTAAGCGCCGTGAAAAGCATATGTATGTTGCAATATGGTTTTACATTGCTACGGTTGTTACGGTTGCAGTTCTTCATATTGTGAACTCAATTGAAATTCCTGCGGGATTATTTAAAAGTTACCCTGTATATGCAGGTGTTCAGGATGCGCTTGTCCAATGGTGGTATGGTCATAATGCAGTTGCATTCTTTCTTACTACTCCTTTTCTTGGATTGATGTATTACTTCTTACCCAAAGCCGCCAATCGTCCTATTTATTCTTATCGTTTATCAATTGTTCACTTTTGGTCACTGATTTTTATTTATATATGGGCAGGACCCCACCATCTTTTATACACTGCTCTTCCTGACTGGGCTCAGTCACTGGGAACGGTTTTCTCAATTATGTTAATTGCTCCGTCTTGGGGCGGAATGTTTAACGGGCTTCTTACTTTAAGAGGTGCATGGGATAAAGTCCGTGAAGAACCTGTATTAAAATTTATGGTAGTTGCAGTTACGTGTTACGGTATGGCAACATTTGAAGGTCCCATGCTCTCATTGAAAAATGTAAATGCAATTGCACATTTCACAGATTGGATTGTTGCTCACGTTCATGTCGGAGCGCTTGGTTGGAACGGATTTTTAATTTTCGGAATTTTATACTGGCTTGTTCCGAAAATGTATAACACAAAGTTGTATTCAAATAAACTTGCCAATACACATTTCTGGCTCGGGACTCTTGGAATAGTTTTTTATGCGGTTGCAATGTATTGGTCGGGATTAACTCAATCATTAATGTGGAAAGAATTTACTCCCGAAGGCGTTCTAAGATATCCGAACTTCCTTGAAACCGTTTTGCAGATAATACCAATGTATGCAATAAGAGGAATCGGCGGAGCGCTTTATCTGACGGGAGTATTAATCGGGGTTTATAATTTATACAAAACAGCGAAAGCCGGAGAGCTGGTTGCAAATGAACCTGCAGAAGCCCACCAGATGAATTTGATGGATGAGACTTTAAAAAACGAGCGTCAAAAAGAAAAGAAACATAGATGGCTCGAAAGCAAACCGACGCAGTTTGCAATACTTGCAACGGTTGTTATATTAATTGGCGGATTGGCAGAAATTATTCCGACATATTTAATCAAATCAAATGTGCCGACAATTTCAAGTGTGAAGCCCTTAACACCGCTTGAACTTCAGGGAAGAGACATATACATACGGGAAGGATGTGTCAGCTGTCACTCGCAAATGATAAGACCGTTCAGGTCAGAAACTGAAAGATACGGTGAATATTCCAAAGCCGGAGAATTTGTTTATGACCATCCATTTTTGTGGGGGTCAAAAAGAACAGGACCGGACCTTGCAAGAGAAGGAGGGAAGTATCCTGACCTATGGCATTTCAATCACATGCTTGACCCGATTACAATGTCGCCGGGTTCTATTATGCCGAAATATCCGTGGCTTTTTTCTCAAGATTTAAATCTTTCGTCAACTGAGACCAAAATAAATTCCCTGAGAAAAGTTGGTGTGCCATATCCTGAAGGGTTTGAAAAAATTGCAAATGAGGAATTGATGATTCAGGCGGATTCTATTACAGCAAACTTAATAAGAAACGGCGCACCTGCGGAAAGCAATAAAGAAATAATCGCGCTCATTGCATATTTACAAAGATTAGGCACTGACATAAAAGTTAATCAAAAAAATCAAACAGTAAAATAA
- a CDS encoding FixH family protein, with product MNWGKKIILVYAIFILGIASLVFISMRQNIDLVTDNYYEKELKYQEQIDKKKRTQSLKESIMITKINSDLHISFPSDAIPKSGEVTFYRPSDDSEDKIFLLKENEKEQIISLNNFSSGLWKVVIYWRTNGTEYLNEEIFYN from the coding sequence ATGAATTGGGGTAAAAAAATAATTCTTGTTTACGCAATTTTCATTTTAGGAATTGCTTCACTTGTCTTCATATCAATGAGACAAAACATTGATTTGGTAACTGATAATTATTATGAAAAAGAACTTAAATATCAGGAACAAATCGATAAAAAGAAAAGGACACAGTCCTTAAAGGAGAGTATAATGATAACAAAAATAAATTCTGATTTGCACATTAGTTTTCCTTCGGATGCCATTCCGAAATCAGGCGAGGTTACATTTTACAGACCATCGGATGATTCAGAAGATAAAATCTTTCTGTTAAAGGAAAACGAAAAGGAACAAATAATCAGTTTAAATAATTTTTCGTCGGGACTTTGGAAAGTTGTAATTTATTGGAGAACCAACGGAACCGAATATCTGAATGAAGAAATTTTTTATAATTAG
- a CDS encoding CcoQ/FixQ family Cbb3-type cytochrome c oxidase assembly chaperone, whose protein sequence is MFKNILSGTEGVDVYGIFSLVVFFVFFSIMIVWIIKVKKPYLNKMSLLPLDDTETLKQNQTELE, encoded by the coding sequence ATGTTTAAGAATATTTTATCAGGAACTGAAGGTGTTGATGTATATGGAATTTTTTCTCTTGTTGTTTTTTTTGTTTTTTTCTCGATAATGATTGTGTGGATAATAAAAGTAAAGAAGCCGTATCTGAACAAAATGAGTTTATTGCCTCTTGATGACACTGAAACTTTAAAACAAAATCAAACAGAACTTGAATAA